One window of the Rosa rugosa chromosome 3, drRosRugo1.1, whole genome shotgun sequence genome contains the following:
- the LOC133736389 gene encoding protein TIC236, chloroplastic isoform X4, translating into MSGKLHCPFLGVPIHSSLSGRNHGNLIHWDTRHVGRRVVRRCVSEKQNYWITQAMRVSHFWGKNVELFKRTFELKNGKIQCVKEPFSQSKALVRSLSPLWEEGLLLVRCSVFVAVISGVCLLVWYGQKKAKGLIEARVLPSVCSVLSEYIQREVVFGKVRRISPLSITLEACSVGPHYQEFSCGEVPSMKLLFHPFASLRRGRIVIDAVLSHPTVLIAQKKDFTWLGIPSSEGSLQRHLSTEEGIDHRTKTRRLAREEAADRWERARDEAARKAAEMGYIISDKGSTPSKGDDSKEGDSHSGDLTTSESFLCMDEKMHWRDHCMDTGVDYDIKHADLEKSLGVKIPGSGLKFWSRVIKGPKKHKFKRKGNGNDISASGFTAKRRILGDSAVRALAYFQDLVHGKSDEPSQASGSYDVMNLDTYLMKNEVANNANTCVAAIGRETVRDENRNGKGSRDSADHALKENQNANSHLSSFNPIHDPLDRSNVDAKSSYPSTENVSETNTSCNVKDEDFGNDVKNNHSEDGESERQAGETLQNSTSMIPPFATYDHVPTWPLSQKLGIPSFSRNAGVPISHLLSGLIQKLTSSMRPRVEDIVAELVDEVNIVQPEGIEKMLPVTLDSVQFKGGTLMLLAYGDREPREMENVNGHVKFQNHYGRVHVQVNGNCKMWRSDIISEDGGWLSADVFVDIVEQKWHANLKVANLFAPLFERILEIPLMWSKGRATGEVHLCMSRGESFPNLHGQLDVTGLAFQTIDAPSSFSDISASLCFRGQRIFLHNASGWFGDVPLEASGDFGIHPEEGEFHLMCQVSCVEVNALMKTFKMKPLMFPLAGSVTAVFNCQGPLDAPIFVGSGMVSRRMSQSVSDFPPSAASEAVLKSKEAGAVAAFDRVPFSCVSANFTFNTDSCVADLYGIRASLVDGGEIRGAGNAWICPEGEVDDTSMDVNFSGSMCFDKILHRYIPGYLQLMPLKLGDLNGETKLSGSLLRPRFDIKWTAPKAEGSFSDARGDIIIAHDSITINSSSTAFDLSSKVLTSYKDKDWLNKRDAETKSAMPFVVEGIDLDLRMRGFEFFSLVSSYPFDSPKPMHLKATGKIKFQGKVLKPFSISNGQEFGSERNKQQVNMTDTGKTNSLVGEVSISGLKLNQLMLAPQLAGSLSISRECIKLDATGRPDESLVVEFVGPLKPNSETNTQSGQLLSFFLQKGQLKANICFQPFHSASLEIRQLPLDELELASLRGTIQKAEIQLNLQKRRGHGLLSVLRPKFSGVLGEALDVAARWSGDVITVEKTVLEQSNSRYELQGEYVLPGSRDRNPAEKERGGLLKRAMAGNLGSVISSMGRWRMRLEVPRAEVAEMLPLARLVSRSTDPAVHSRSKDLFVQSLQSVGLYTESLKELLEVIRGHYTPLNEVILEDDLPGLTELRGSWHGSLDASGGGNGDTMAEFDFHGDDWEWGTYKTQRVLAVGAYSNDDGLRLEKIFIQKDNATVHADGTLLGPKTNLHFAVLNFPVSLVPTVIQVIESSATDAVQSLRQFLAPIRGILHMEGDLRGSLAKPECDVQVRLLDGAVGGIDLGRAEIVASLTSTSRFLFNAKFEPIIQTGHVHIQGSIPVTFVQNNMLEEEDLEKDKSRATSWDHGWVKERGRGSSDDASEKKLPRERNEEGWDTGLAESLKGLNWNILDVGEVRIDADIKDGGMMMLTALSPYAKWLQGNADIMLQVRGTVEQPVLDGYASFHRASISSPVLWKPLTNFGGTVHVKSNRLCITSLESRVSRRGKLFVKGNLPLRTSEASLGDKIDLKCEVLEVRAKNILRLTLRCR; encoded by the exons ATGAGTGGAAAACTCCATTGCCCATTTCTCGGGGTTCCTATTCACAGCTCTTTAAGTGGTAGAAACCATGGGAATTTGATTCATTGGGACACAAGGCATGTGGGAAGAAGGGTTGTCCGCAGGTGTGTGAGTGAAAAGCAAAATTATTGGATTACTCAAGCAATGCGAGTTTCACATTTTTGGGGGAAAAATGTGGAGTTATTCAAGAGAACCTTTGAGCTGAAAAATGGCAAGATACAATGTGTTAAAGAGCCTTTTTCTCAAAGCAAGGCTCTGGTGAGGTCTTTATCTCCTCTGTGGGAGGAGGGGTTACTTTTAGTTAGGTGCTCTGTATTTGTTGCCGTGATATCTGGGGTATGCTTGTTGGTATGGTATGGGCAGAAAAAAGCCAAGGGTCTTATTGAAGCCAGGGTTTTGCCTTCTGTTTGCTCAGTACTCAGTGAGTATATTCAGCGCGAAGTTGTTTTTGGTAAGGTTCGAAGGATATCACCTCTGAGCATCACATTGGAGGCGTGTTCAGTTGGCCCTCATTATCAGGAATTTTCTTGTGGTGAGGTCCCATCTATGAAACTTCTTTTTCATCCTTTTGCAAGTCTGAGGAGGGGAAGGATTGTGATTGATGCAGTTTTATCCCATCCAACTGTCTTGATTGCGCAGAAGAAGGATTTTACATGGTTAGGGATACCCTCATCCGAAGGTAGTCTGCAGAGGCACTTATCAACAGAAGAAGGAATTGATCATCGTACAAAAACTCGGAGGCTAGCTAGAGAGGAAGCAGCTGATCGCTGGGAAAGAGCAAGGGATGAAGCAGCTAGAAAAGCTGCGGAGATGGGTTACATTATTTCAGACAAGGGTTCCACTCCATCCAAAGGTGATGATTCAAAGGAAGGTGATAGCCATTCAGGGGATTTAACAACCTCTGAATCGTTTTTATGCATGGATGAAAAGATGCACTGGAGAGATCACTGCATGGACACAGGTGTCGATTATGATATCAAACATGCAGACTTGGAGAAATCATTGGGTGTAAAAATACCAGGTTCTGGGCTTAAATTTTGGTCCAGAGTGATAAAGGGACCTAAAAAGCACAAATTCAAAAGGAAGGGCAACGGGAATGATATTTCTGCATCTGGTTTTACTGCCAAAAGAAGAATTCTTGGGGATAGTGCAGTAAGGGCACTTGCATATTTTCAGGATTTGGTGCATGGGAAGTCTGATGAACCTTCACAGGCATCCGGAAGTTATGATGTGATGAACCTTGACACCTATTTGATGAAGAATGAGGTTGCTAATAATGCCAACACTTGTGTCGCAGCTATTGGTCGAGAAACTGTCAGAGATGAAAACCGGAATGGAAAAGGTTCTAGAGATTCAGCAGACCACGCCCTTAAAGAAAATCAGAATGCAAACAGTCATTTAAGTAGTTTTAATCCCATACATGATCCATTAGATAGGTCCAATGTAGATGCGAAATCCAGTTACCCATCCACTGAAAATGTTTCAGAAACTAATACCAGTTGTAATGTAAAAGATGAGGATTTTGGAAATGATGTTAAAAATAATCATTCTGAGGATGGTGAATCAGAAAGGCAAGCAGGTGAAACATTGCAGAATTCAACTTCCATGATACCCCCTTTTGCAACATATGATCATGTTCCCACCTGGCCCCTAAGTCAGAAATTAGGGATTCCCTCTTTTTCTAGAAATGCTGGAGTTCCAATATCCCATCTTCTCTCTGGTCTCATTCAAAAGCTGACATCTAGCATGCGCCCCAGAGTTGAAGATATTGTTGCAGAACTTGTCGACGAGGTCAATATTGTGCAGCCTGAAGGCATTGAGAAGATGCTTCCAGTTACACTGGATTCTGTACAATTCAAAGGAGGAACACTCATGCTACTTGCATACGGTGACAGGGAACCTCG AGAGATGGAGAATGTGAATGGACATGTGAAGTTTCAAAATCACTATGGTCGCGTGCATGTGCAAGTCAATGGCAACTGTAAGATGTGGAGGTCTGACATCATATCTGAAGATGGTGGCTGGTTGTCTGCAGATGTATTTGTTGACATTGTTGAACAGAAATGGCATGCGAACCTAAAAGTTGCTAACCTTTTTGCTCCG CTTTTTGAACGGATTTTagaaattccattaatgtggtCCAAAGGAAGAGCCACTGGTGAG GTTCACTTGTGCATGTCAAGAGGAGAATCATTTCCCAATCTTCATGGACAGCTTGATGTGACAGGGTTGGCTTTTCAAACAATTGATGCTCCATCATCATTTTCT GACATCTCAGCAAGCTTATGTTTCCGTGGCCAGCGAATATTCTTACACAATGCAAGTGGCTGGTTTGGTGATGTTCCTTTGGAAGCGTCTGGAGATTTTGGTATTCATCCCGAGGAAGGAGAGTTTCATCTTATGTGTCAG GTTTCTTGCGTGGAAGTAAATGCCTTGATGAAAACTTTCAAGATGAAGCCTCTTATGTTTCCG CTGGCTGGTTCAGTGACTGCAGTGTTTAACTGTCAAGGTCCATTGGATGCTCCTATATTTGTGGGAAGTGGAATGGTATCTAGAAGGATGTCCCAGTCAGTTTCTGATTTTCCTCCATCTGCCGCATCAGAAGCAGTTTTGAAAAGTAAGGAAGCTGGTGCTGTGGCAGCGTTTGATCGTGTACCATTTTCATGCGTGTCTGCCAATTTCACTTTCAACACTGATAGCTGT GTCGCTGACTTGTATGGAATTAGAGCTAGTCTTGTCGATGGAGGTGAAATTCGAGGGGCTGGGAATGCATGGATTTGCCCAGAG GGTGAGGTTGATGATACATCAATGGATGTGAATTTCTCCGGAAGTATGTGCTTTGATAAAATTCTGCATCGATATATTCCTGGGTATCTTCAACTGATGCCACTGAAATTAGGGGATTTAAATGGAGAAACAAAACTTTCTGGATCCCTTCTAAGACC GAGGTTTGACATTAAATGGACGGCTCCAAAAGCTGAAGGGTCCTTCAGTGATGCTCGAGGAGATATCATAATAGCGCATGATTCCATTACTATTAATTCCTCATCTACTGCCTTTGACTTGTCCTCAAAAGTTCTAACATCTTACAAGGATAAAGATTGGCTAAACAAAAGAGATGCTGAGACAAAGAGTGCCATGCCATTTGTTGTTGAGGGAATCGACTTGGATTTACGTATGCgtggttttgagtttttcaGCTTGGTATCTTCTTATCCCTTTGATTCTCCGAAACCCATGCATTTGAAAGCAACAGGGAAGATCAAGTTTCAGGGAAAGGTTTTAAAGCCTTTTAGTATTTCTAATGGACAAGAATTTGGTTCCGAGAGAAATAAGCAACAGGTGAATATGACAGATACAGGAAAGACAAATAGTCTCGTAGGAGAGGTTTCAATTTCGGGTCTCAAATTGAATCAGTTGATGTTGGCCCCTCAGTTGGCTGGATCATTGAGCATTTCACGTGAGTGTATCAAG TTAGATGCCACAGGTAGGCCAGATGAAAGTCTTGTAGTGGAGTTTGTTGGGCCACTGAAGCCTAACAGTGAAACTAACACACAAAGTGGACAATTGTTGTCTTTCTTCCTTCAAAAGGGCCAACTAAAAGCAAACATTTGCTTCCAACCATTTCATTCTGCTAGCTTGGAG ATACGTCAGTTACCACTCGATGAGTTGGAATTAGCTTCGCTCCGTGGAACAATACAAAAG GCAGAAATTCAGCTTAATCTTCAGAAACGAAGAGGTCATGGGCTGCTATCTGTACTTCGGCCAAAGTTTAGCGGTGTACTAGGTGAAGCCCTTGATGTGGCTGCTAGATGGAGTGGGGATGTT ATCACTGTTGAGAAAACCGTCTTGGAGCAAAGCAATAGTCGCTATGAGCTTCAGGGTGAATATGTATTGCCTGGCAGTCGAGATCGCAACCCTGCTGAGAAGGAAAGGGGAGGTTTATTGAAAAGAGCGATGGCTGGGAATCTGGGTAGTGTCATATCTTCTATGGGAAGGTGGAGAATGAGACTGGAAGTTCCTAGAGCTGAGGTTGCTGAGATGCTTCCCCTTGCCAGACTTGTTTCTCGAAGTACAGATCCCGCTGTTCACTCAAGATCAAAG GACCTGTTTGTTCAAAGCTTGCAGTCGGTTGGATTATATACAGAAAGTCTCAAAGAACTGCTTGAG GTTATACGGGGACATTATACCCCATTAAATGAAGTTATTCTGGAAGATGATCTTCCAGGTTTAACTGAGCTCAGAGGTAGCTGGCATGGCTCTCTTGATGCAAGCGGAGGTGGCAATGGGGACACAATG GCAGAATTTGATTTTCATGGGGATGACTGGGAGTGGGGAACCTACAAAACTCAGCGCGTTCTGGCAGTAGGTGCATACAGCAATGATGATGGTTTGCGCCTGGAAAAGATCTTTATTCAGAAAGACAACGCCACAGTCCATGCAGATGGGACTTTGTTAGGGCCGAAAACAAATCTACACTTTGCTGTTTTGAACTTTCCTGTTAGTCTAGTTCCCACTGTGATTCAGGTCATTGAATCTTCTGCTACTGATGCTGTTCAATCTCTACGGCAATTTTTAGCACCAATTAGAGGCATACTGCACATGGAAGGCGATCTTAGAGGGAGTCTTGCGAAACCAGAATGTGATGTGCAAGTCAGGCTCCTGGATGGTGCCGTTGGGGGGATTGATCTTGGACGAGCTGAAATTGTTGCTTCCCTCACCTCAACCAGTCGTTTTCTGTTCAATGCAAAATTTGAACCAATCATCCAAACTGGGCATGTACACATTCAGGGAAGCATACCTGTTACTTTTGTTCAGAATAACATGTTAGAGGAAGAAGATTTAGAAAAAGATAAAAGCCGAGCTACTTCCTGGGACCATGGTTGGGTGAAGGAAAGAGGCAGGGGGTCTAGCGATGATGCCAGTGAAAAGAAACTTCCAAGAGAGAGGAATGAAGAAGGCTGGGATACGGGATTAGCTGAAAGCCTTAAAGGTTTAAACTGGAACATATTAGATGTAGGGGAAGTCAGAATAGATGCTGATATAAAAGATGGGGGCATGATGATGTTAACTGCTTTATCTCCTTATGCTAAATGGCTTCAGGGCAATGCTGACATCATGCTTCAG GTCAGAGGCACAGTTGAACAACCAGTGCTGGATGGATATGCATCCTTCCACAGGGCGTCTATATCATCACCGGTTCTCTGGAAACCACTCACAAATTTCGGTGGCACAGTTCATGTGAAATCAAATAGGTTATGCATCACTTCATTGGAGAGTAGAGTAAGTAGAAGGGGTAAGCTGTTTGTCAAGGGAAACCTGCCCCTTAGAACAAGTGAAGCATCCCTTGGAGATAAAATTGACTTGAAATGTGAAGTTCTGGAAGTGCGGGCAAAAAATATTTTAAG GTTGACACTCAGATGCAGATAA